DNA sequence from the Scylla paramamosain isolate STU-SP2022 chromosome 4, ASM3559412v1, whole genome shotgun sequence genome:
TGGCAAGATGACACACGCGCGCAGGACTGGACGACGAAGACCCCGCTGGCACGACCACACAAAGGCTGAAACATTCCCTGGCTGCCCTAACGCTCTCGCCACCATCTTCCCGGCCTCGCCGCCACGCCAGACCTTCCTTCTCACTATTTTGATTCGCAAATAGCCAAGGAGGAGTTCAGGCAGCGCcttgaggggaaggagggtgtGAGGCCACGAATATGAACAACAATGAATCGtcgaggggaaggggagagttcCGGTCCAAGATACCCTTTCGTCACCAAGCTTGGCACCCTTCCTCACAGCGCGACCAAGAGGTCCGAACTAGGGATAGGAAATAAGAGGTACGTGAAGAAAGATGTTCATCACAAAGAGTCGCTCCCTTCAGAGTACTAATGAGTACATGAAATGCATTAAAGGAAGACGAAAATGTTGACAGAAAGACTGGCGGGCCTTAGCTCAGGCGCCGCGCCACAGTAAGTCGGCTCAACtacacgaaggaaaggagaatcaAAAGAACACAGAATATATAACTCAAAAGTAACGCCTCACTGATGAAATTGTGTGCCAGAATTAAAGCATAATATTTAAAGCTAACAGTTTGGCAACAAATCCGTTGCACTTGAAAGTAATGTTATGTAACTCGCAAACTCTTGTGTAATGATGTTTGGAGCATCGAAGACGAAAATATACAACACATCCGGCGGTAACAGCGGCGCCGGCCTGGGACGGACGGCGACTTCCTCCGTCGCGTCTCTCAGGCCGATTGACTTTCAAGACCACTTCGACGGCCATGCTGCCCGACGCCTTTACGTAGCGAAGGTTATCGGTGAGTAGAAGTTGTTGTAGGTGCCCCAGCCCTTGGCCGCCATGTTGAAGCTGGCAGAGTTACGCTTGTTGGTGGCGTCCACGGGGCTGAACATGGCCCGAGGCACTGTGGGGAAAAGGCACCGTAAGACACTATAACACTAtgtgggcaaaaaaaaaaataaataaataaaaataaaaacaaattaaataaataaaaaaataaataaataaataaaaaaaaagctagggTTGTATTTCATTGGGGGTCGATGCGCGGTGTGTAGTGTAGTCAGGAGCCGATATTCTTCCGCCCTGGAGGAGTGCAAGTGTGCAACTTTATTTAACTCTGGGCAGCACTCATTGTGAGGTGACAGGTGAGACTCACCGTCCGTGGCTGgggtgggaggctgggaggagcgCATTACCACCTTCACCTCGGCGGAGTAGATGGCTGCCGGGCCTgcggagggagtgggagggttGGTGCTGGTAGGCGGCGGGGAGAGCGGTGGTGAGGGTGACTCGTTAGTAGGTGAATAACACCTTCTAGTAAACACCATGCAGTTTCGGAAGCCATAACGCGGCCGCGACTCCCCATCCGCCtggcctctcccttcctcgtctttctcctcttccttttcggaGTGCGCGTCGTCTCCACCATAACCAGCGTCCTCAATCAAAGCTTCAGGCTGGCCAACATTAGCGTTACACGATCCCATTTCCTTTTCGGAGTGACTCGTGTTTTTGTCAGCTGTGTCTGAGGAGCCGGCACAAGGCTTCTGAAACGCCTTTTCTTCAGACATGTCAGACACAGGATTGTCCTCATGCTGTGTGTCAGCGTGGGTCAAGTCACTTTCTCCACCTAAGATGTCTCCGGAGGTCTTCGCCACAGGATCAGGAGCGGCTGTGGCGTGTGCGTCATTAAGTTCTTGGTCCATGCTGTCCCGCGACACACTGCGGTAATATTCTGGCGGCTTCAAATCTTGTACGTCGATGGTGTCGATCAGTGTCGGTGCATTCTGGAAGGTCGACTTTATTTCCTCCATGTATTTTCGCAATTCCTCTTCCTCGAGAGACGGCTTTCTGGGTTCGTTCGATATCTCGATTAGTGGAATGCCGAGGGAGAAGCTGAAGAGCGAAGCCTCGTTCTGATTGTTGTCGAGGACAGGCTGTGCATTCGTTCTATAAACCTCGTGAAGCCGAGCCGAAGCACTGTCAGTCTTATTAGTGGTACTCTTATCTACTCTGCTAGTGCTTTCTTCTGCGGCTGCGACCAGCAACTCGATTTCTTTGTCTTGAGTAGCATGAAATGATCCACTGGCGAGGCTGACGGGAGCTGCCTCTGGGTGGAGTATCTGGCCGTCTGGCTGTGATTCCGGAGACCTTTCTGTATGAACTTTCTGGGTGTTCATCTTTGTTGGAGGGAGTTTGTGTTCATTCTCCAGAGGGTTTGGCGCATCAGTGCTCCGGGAAGTGGGACTCGAGGAAGCTGGTACCTGGCTTGGAGGAGTCGACGAAAGGTCAGGGAGAGGACCCGGCAGGGGAGAGGCGGGAGTTTGGACAGAAGCGCCACCTACCTGCGACATGACACAAGGGGCGGCAGACACTACACACGGAAGAGAAATGTCACTACCAAAAGGGTTTTGAAGTAAAGCAACATTGGAGAAGCTGCGTGCACCAGGGTAAGCTGCAGAAAGTAACGGACTAGTGGCAGGATTGCAGGGAAGCGAAGTGGGGGAAGCAAGGCTGGTGCTATTTACAAGTGATGACAGTgatatgagaggaagagaagtgggtCGTGctggcctgctgctgctgctgctgctgtggatACCACTTATGGTGCTGTTTTGTACATGGCTTTCGAGGCGATCAGTGCTAGTGCCGGTGCTTTCAGAGTGCTGTGTGCTGAGAGTATCAATACGAGTTTTGTGTGCTGTGCTCTCAGTGTGCCTGCTAACCTCTGTGTTTTTTCGGAGGTGGCTCGAGGCAATGGCGCAATCATGAGTGAGAATTTCGATGGCTGCCGACGAGTTCTTGCCACCAGCAGTGGGGAGGCAGCCCTCCCGGGGAGCCTCCAGGATGCAGCTCTCGGTGTGGTGGTTCATTGCGTTCTCGTTCAAGTAAGACGCCTCGCTCCCGTCAGGAAACACGTAAAGAGGAGGTGTTCCGGGTTTGAGCTCAACTTGCTCCTTGGCGCAACTCTTACGGGGAAGGACCGGGGGTGGTGTGTTGATGGAGGGCGTTGGGCGAGGAGGGGGCagtgggggagaaggggaagcagGAAGGTATGCTGGCACCGAGTTTGGTCTCACAGACCCTGATGTAAGAGATGTTTtgaaagcaccaccaccacgctcgGCAACAGAAACAGAGGCCAAAGCATTGGATGCCGGAGAGGAAGAGCCATCGATATGTTTAGGATCtggagaggcagaggaaggcGTCAGAGAAGGATTACTCCAGGATGTGCTATGAAATTTAGTTCCATCTAGTAATAACGTTTCTACAGAAGCTTTAGAGGACTGAACTACGAAATTCTTCATGCCAGGAGAAGTTGTGGCTGGCACTGGCTTGGGGAAGGCGACGGGGCGTGCCGGGAAATGTCCTGGAGCCCCTGAGGCAGTAGTGGATGCCGAGGCAGGACGGGGCGCTACGGGGGGACCTGCAGCACTTACAGCTGATTTTGGGGACACGACACTCCTGCTGTCATCAGAATGAGTGACGGCCTGGCTCTTATTTACTTTGCatgaaggtttcaagacagagGAGAAGGGCTGAGGCGGGGAGtaagtacgaggaggaggaggaggaagaggaagaggtttgGGCGAGCAGGTGGCggaggtgagggcaggtgaagCTGGGGTGCGCTGGCTGCCTCCCCGAAGGGCCGGAGTCGGGCTGTCATCGCTGCCCGCGCGGTTCACCGAGTGCCAGGCTTTAGGCTTGGGAGGGACTGGCTTAGGCTTGTTAGGCTCTAATGTGGGCTCGGAGGATTTGGGCTTAGAAGGTTGGGTCAAGATCTTTGTCAGGTCTGGAAGGGTGAACGAGCCTGTAGACAGACAGTGGAAGGCGacgtgagaaagaaagaacgaaagaaaaaataaaaacgctaGTGCTACAAAATAagcatgattattattatgattattatttattctttcagaGCATGCGTAAAATTTCACGTAAACATAAGGAACAAACAATGGAATGTGCGCGAGAACTGCGTGAGTGCCAAACACAGACATGCAGGTGAATGTGAAGGGCGAGGAGGTTAgcgtgtggaggtggtggtggtggtggtggtgggcggcagAGACACAGCATGCACCAACACTCCTCGCACCAAAGACTAAGACACTAATACTACTTCATAGGGGAGGGGGATGGTCTAGCAGCACATTACATCAAAAATAACAACACGAGAGAAAGTATCAGTgactttccatctctctttaaATTAAAATCTCAATGAAAACTCTAGATAAAAAGAGAAGTGCCACCtatgagaaaaaagataaacagcaaATGATTGACTCGATACCATCAGTGACTAAGAAAACGACAGTATTCATTATATACACAAAGAAAGGACAGACGGTGTTGGTGTATGGCGTCCGTGTCTGTGCTCTGGTCCCCACGTACAGCACACTGCCCTTCCCACCACGGGCGTGCATTCCTCAGTGGCATGGCCCGAGAGAAGATGTTGCCCAAGCCagcattataaaaaatatatatatacaaaaagtgtGAAGAGCATTAATGAATCTAAGCAAAGTGGAAGCAGAACCGCTCAGTTTGCGAGTACTAGATTCTGTGAGTGGCGAGCGGCGGGTGAGCAACAGCTGAAGGTGATTGAACTAGAGTACCTCAAAGCCCTTGAGTCCTCCACTTAGTCTTATCAAATGCAGCTGaccatacatgaaaaaaaaaaacaataaaataaataaataagtaaaataaataaataaataaataaataaataaaataattctcCATTTTTACTCCCTGACGTCTAACAAGGTGTAAGAAATGGAGGTTTAGTTGAGAAAAAACGGTTCAAGCACATAATGAGTGACGAGGTCTCAGGGGCTCGTGGTAGCAGTGCTGACGTGGTAGTGTGCGCGGCGAGTCCCTGGGAGTGTGTGACGGAGGTGTGGAGGGCACTAACCTGACGGAGCAGCTGCAGGCGCGGGGGCCATCTGAGGGGTCACCTGAGGAGTCAACAGCTGCGGGGAGGAAGGTAACGGTGGTTAGTAAAGCagtgatgtgtgttgtgttctgtgatggtggagatggaagtggtggtggtggaagtggtggtggtgagtgatatGCGAGTAATTGGGAACTTGTGGAGTGATGATGGTATGTGGAACTGAATGAtcgactgaatgactgacttcAGGTGCTGCAACAACGACaggtgaaattaaataaaatccaTAAATAAATGCAAGAAACGATGTTGAAAGCTAATTTACATTTCAGATCAGGTAAAGATAACTGATTTAGGTACCAGAATAgactagcagagagagagagagagagagagagagagagagagagagagagagagagagagagagagagagagagagagagagagagagagagagagagaattgaggtggtggtggtagtgacgatGACgaaagttactgaagaaaataaagatgaatattataacactgaaaaaataatactaataacaataaaaatggcgacgaaaatggagagaaacacTAGACAATCAACGCCACAAAAAGCtgcatttagaaaaaaaaaaaaaaaaaaaaaaaaaaatatccctgcTTTTTACCACCGAATATCTgaagcgtgatagaaaataacatGACCGAAATGAACCTGCagaggaatatctgaggagtcACGTCAGGTGCGCAGTTACAAGTGAAAGATTGCTGGGAAAGTCAACAGCTACACGCAGACACAacaaatccagagagagagagagagagagagagagagagagagagagagagagagagagagagagagagagagagagagagagagagagagagagagagagagagagagagagagagagagagagagacaagctgGTGATAATGGTACAAACACATTTATAAGCCAAGTAACTTTATACCTTCACTGTGCTTAGGTTTTCCCTCTATATTAAACCGTCTGATCTGTAAAGAATGTATGAATATGAGGACATTCTGACAAACTGGAGGTAGGTGGTGAAGGGAATACAGTTTGTGGAATGAGTTctttattcctgactagttTTGCAGTAGTTAAttcaaaggaagaggaggaagctacTGAAAATTTAGTCAAGAATAAAGTACTCATTTCTCAAGACCTCAAATCTATCATCTGTCAGCCTTTGCAAGATTGTCAGCATATCAGAGGAGTTTGGATCGAAGGAAAGGCAAAGCACAGTGGAAATCAGTATAGGTTACTCTGCTCCAGACCTACACTAAGCTCAAGTGTCCTTCACTCTTCACTCACCGGCATTGGCTTCGGGGGCTCCAGCCACGACGCCTCAGCAAGCTTGGTGTCTGCCCGCTCGACCACGGTGTTAGCCAGCTGTTCCCGGGGAGCAGGGAAGACACGTGTGAGACTAACTTAAATGTATAGGTTTCAAACATCGTCAGTAGTTATGTGGCACTAAGGCTGTTTATGGTGTTCATATTAAGTGAATGATCTGAAACTTGGATAAAAGTACATTAAGTTGGAAATGTACTGTAAGTGAAAGAACTGTTCAGAATCATCGACTGAAGATGACACGCAAcgctcaataataataatgtgtcaACGCTGGGTATTGCAGTCATTACAAGGAGAAACTGCTGTGGGATGATCTAAGCCGTATTCTAAAACGTTCTGGCATTTCATCTTAACTAATTTCAACAGCCTCAAGTGGAAGTCAGGGATTTTCAGCGGTTTTCATGCATGGTTCTGGTAATAGTTTTAACAAATATTCCACAATTGTTCACcattaaagaggaaaaataccCACAACAATGGGACTATTCATCTCACCACCACTTCAAAATACTTGTGATAAGAGAACAAAGTGTCTAAGAATACGAAGCTTACTAAGGCATACACACGATAATATATTACAAAAACGGATACCAGCTGTGTTGGCTTATAAGGtcatcaatttatctatttaccacTACTAGCAAACTACATACGTCTACTAAACAACTCTATGTTATATACACCGCTAAACCTTACTAATTTATACACTATTGTACAAAGACACACAGCGATGTCAGGTGCCTCGTTAACACACGTCAAGAAGCGTAGCCTGAATTAAGGAATACATCTGAGCCTTGACAAGAAAGTCACACAGCCATGACAAGCCTCCCGTGCCTAACATTCCCCTTTCTAATCGCGTCCACTTCAGGGCCATTCACATACTGATGGCAAGCACTGGAGCGAATATTCATCGTGCATACTTCCACACTGATCCTATTCATGCCTCCACGCCACAGCAAGCACGGGGCCTTTCAGTTGTGGCCTTGAGGACACCACCTCGGGCTGAATGGTGGAGCCGTATTTGGAAAGCAGGCAGGAATCATAATGTGGATATGAAAGGCTCAGAGACCTTGGTGACGGCAACACTACTTGGAAACATTGCAGAGTCTACTACTGCTGGCTCCGGGATTTTGATGGCAGCAACACTAGTAAGAAACACTAATAATTACTACTTATGGTTCCAGGACCTTGATGGCGGCAACACTACTATGAAACACTGCAATAACTACTATTAATACCACACTGTTCACTACACTAACCATCTGGTCATGCTACAAAGATAACTACAGTCGTGGTTAGCAGTCCAGTAAGTAACCTGCTGCTCTCACTTCCGATGTGTTTTGCGTTTTGACTCGATTTTAAGTCCCCTGATCTGCTGACACACTTCCTACAAAGCTTCACAAGTGACAGTCTAAACAGATCGAGGGACTtaacactgaaggaaaaaaaaaaaaaaaactaagcacagtggaagtgagtgatGGTGATTCGACTTCTGACCACGACTGTACATCAATCTACGACACGTAACCACCCGCTGTATTTGATATTGAACACTGGTGCTTCCTTGACCCAGTGAGAGAATTGCATAGGGAACAGACTCCTAGCAATTCCTTGTCATGAGCCTAAGTTGTCTCCTGTACACGCACACACTATATATACATCTATGCCGGTGAAAGTGATCGAATACCAAGCATAAAAAAGCCAAAAGCCAAGGCAACAGGAAGTCATAAGAAGAGTGAATCTgactcctcatttcctcttacGGCTTTTTATCTCAAGGAATGTTCACAATTACGTACAACTGCGTGGCTTTATGGCTTTATTTCCCTGCTACCTAAAAGTCTACGGTGTTAGAGGTTAGACACAGGCTAAAGAGTGACAGCTGAGGTGCACAGGGACTACACAACACAGCCACGGTACCTCGGGCCGCTCGCTGCTCACTGGCTTGAATAGTGGTCCCTGGAAAGTGTGCAACGTGCTGGGTGAGTATGTGTTGATATTCGTGTGTACATAAATACAGGGTAAAGACAAGATGTACATTGCCAAACCACGGCTTCTGTCGCAACCGTAACGCGGGCAGGAAGTGACGGATGCTTTCTGGATGGCTACGTGATTACAGCTGATACATCGATGGATCACAATTGGACAGAACAGATAAAGTGGCAGATACAGGGACAGACACAaatagacggatagacagaaattattaccataaacattcaTAGAAGAACAGGCAGAACAGAGACTAACAGATATAGTGACAGAAGAACAGATAGAATAGAGACCAAGAGATACACTGGCAGATAAACAAATCATTATGAGAACGAATACAGATAAAGCAGACTGAGCagcaaagagagaaaacgagaacgaGGTAGCAGGACAGAGTAAGAAATCATGTATATAACTGAGCAAAGCGAATCGACAAAATACAGACTAAAAGACAAATTaacagatatatagacagacggATGTAAAGGCTGATCAACATCATAATAATCATGtttagatagacaaataaataaaaaaaataaaaaatgataaagacaaatgaaaagatagatagaaggaaACAATACAGATGATCATACGCACATCTAAGAactcgtacatacacacacacacacattacaagcACCATGATAGCTAGACTTCAAGCCGCCATCCAGAGAGCACCACTGGACACTCcctccagcagcaccaccaggaCCCAGGCAGCCCAGCACTTGAGTCCATGCGTCACTCGATATTAGTACCCtgaatcaccaccatcacttactccataaaaaaaaaaaaaaaaaataaataaataaaataaatacaaaaatagaaaagaacatgGTGTTACAGCGAAGCATGTCAGCTGTTAGGTCTCGTTTAGCTGAAATTCTGAACTAAATATATACGTAATTAAATGAGTTATGGTTCACAGAGGAAGGGCGGAAGCAGAGGCCTGAGCTGCGCTGCGTGAGTTGCTGGTAGTGTTTGTCTGCAGCCTGGAACGAAGCATTACTGTTACGCTTGACTGCAGAGCGGTGAAGAGGCGCCGCTGGGTTACGGCTCAGTGGAGAGAAgttaagaaaggaagacgaagcaGCAATAATACTTGGGCTGTcaaacctagagagagagagagagagagagagagagagagagagagagagagagagagagagagagagagagagagagagagagagaatgtatcgTACTCAGGTGGGAATAACAACAGAATAACACACATGCCAGTTCGTATACACAGCCAAAATGAAAGTGGCATTGAGGCAAGTCGCCAGGCCGGGCCCAACGCTCCTGTACAGTGTGTTCACGAGGTGTCATGTGGGAGTCCCTTCAGGTCGGCAACACTGGCAGCTAACCTGTTCATCATCCCTTACCACCCACCCACTTCAAGAATTTCTGAACAGTATCTTGACCAAATAAAGGcgttttttattactttttttttcgttagtttGACGTGAATCTCTAAGAAGTGAGCATCAAGACAAAATGTTTAATGATGTAAAAGATAAGGTGAGGCAACTGCGTGAACCGACCTTAAGGTTCTCGCTTCTCTGTACAAGCGTGTCTAAGCAGTGTTCATGGGAGTGTGTGTACCTTTATCCTCTGTCTCTTATCGTCGAAGGCCGCGTCAGGAGTGCCCGTCTCCATGGTCGCCTGCCACGGGGACTTGACCAAGGTGAGACTCCCCTCCCTGCTTCTCAGGAACTGCTCCTGTTGGGGTCACTCGTCACCACCTCACGTCCTCACCCGCTCACCCACCATCATGCACCACCACTACGCACACGCGCGcgtacgcacacgcacacacacacacacacacacacacacacacacacacacacacacacacacacacacacacacacacacacacacacacacacacacacacacacacacacacacacacacacacacacacactctctctctctctctctctctctctctctctctctctctctctctctctctctctctctctctctctctctctctctctctctctctctctctctctctcttcctcactttattatcattatttttcatcaccacAGCTATATCACCACTAATGCTTATTCGCACCACATCTGCATCATCACAGCACCACACACCATACTGTACTACACTCACGTTGCTACcagcctcaccatcaccactagagtacatcactaccaccatgaTTTACACACATCAGTTACTATTACACAAGAatgacaaactctctctctctctctctctctctcacaaatatCCACAAAAGTATAGCAACAGTCCCAAAAGAACACTATATTCAGCGCACtcagtatttttgagttacCGAAGCCAGAAAttagagatgagaaggaagtgCAGTAGGGAGACGGAAGAGATGCAGtgagcgaaaaaaataaaataaaaatgaaaaaataaaataaatttgaaCCTGGAACTTGATAAAATAAAGCACACatatgaatataaagaaatcaCAAGCTAACgtaaaaggggagaaaaagaaataagctgaaccttgctgaaaaaaaaaataataataggaagaaaaaaacatgagagaacTTTTATAAAATTCCAAACAcgaggtaaagaagaaaacgaagaaatacaACTCAGGATCTgcttgaagaaagaaaagaaaagaaaagaaaaaaaaaagaaaaacggtgCATTAAACACATTAAAGTGAAATCAAGCAAATGCATctgaaacaaaaacattaaagaagaagaaaaacgtgtAATGGGGGCAAATTTCACACACAAGCAcaaaactgaaaggaaaatgcaaataaagataacaaagataaaactaaaaaaatcgaTGCTGGTCTTCGAGGAATGAACTGAGGATTGGCAGAGAGGAAAGGCGAGGTAAGAAAGAGATTGGGACAAGcaagtattattttttcttttttttgctcacTTTCAACTTCTAAGTCAGCGTGGAtctacaccatcatcatcaccatcattacaccttcatcaccatcatcataatcctACTGccattcccatcaccaccatttacATAGCttatatcaccatcaccataatgtctcaccaccaacaccaccacacaccagcaccatcactactgccatGAACATTCATCCCCAtcatcacttccaccaccaccactacatacTATCATCCTAATGCCATTCACCATAAGCACAAAGCCtcattaccaacaccaccaacaccataaGCTAGCACCATCACCTGCCAtaacccttcaccaccaccatcactaccgcctaccattatctgctgctgctgtcggtTCCTCTCCTCGACCGCGGACTTCTTTACGGCCAGGTCATCGGTGACAATGgactgcggctgctgctgctgctgtgcccTGGTGGTGGTCTGCGCCTTCTGCACCGTCGTCTCGTCCACGATGAACTTGtccatcctcttctttcgtttGGCAAAGAGCTCAGCACCtgcggggagaggaagaagcagagaatAGGAAGTACAGTCGTGGTAAGAGGTCAGGTAGTATGATGCTCTCACTTCCACTGCATGCTGTGTTTTCCCTGCAGTCTTAAGTCTTCTGATCTGGGAGGATAAAAAGTAAAGACAGGAAAACatagatatacaaataaaataaataagtataaaatgaaaataaataaaaatctcaaTTCAGGTTTTCTTTAGGAGACTCAGGTGATCAGAGGTCTTTAGATCAAGGGAAAACTCTAAATGCATTGGAAGTATGGAGGTGGTTATTACTGATTCCtgcacacaacaacaacacatctgAGAGTCAGTTGTGGAGGTGAGTGTTATGTGTTACTCAATTGCTGGTCATGTGTGaaggtgagtgtggtgtgttatTCAATTACCGGTCATGACTAGACGTGATCTTACTTGATTGTGTTTTTATTAGAGAAGTCAAGGTCGTCATGTTCCGTCTTTCTGTACTGCttaatcatattttcttttatacttaATGTTTTCTTAACCTACACTTCTTTCAGTAATATAATCCGCTCATATATTGTCGTGTCTGAgaagtttaattttcttatcatttttctttggacttttcccatataacttcttactgtgtcctcttgatgatgatgatgactgtccAGACACTAAACATTCAATATCAAaatttcctcttacttttggTACATTAATAAGACAACAACCATATCGTTTCTTTATCTACTCTCctctagttgtgtgtgtgtgtgtgtgtgtgtgtgtgtgtgtgtgtgtgtgtgtgtgtgtgtgtgtgtgtgtgtgtgtgtgtgtgtgtgtgtgtgtgtgtgtgtgtgtgtgtgtaaatgtcgCTTTTATCACCACACCCCACCTAGCCACCCTCACCTTTGCCTGTGGGACTCTGCACCTCCGCCACAATCTTGCCGACCTCGGGGCTGGTGGGGACTGCCTGTTCCATGAGCGTCTGGTAGTGCTCCTGTACGGCGTGGAAGTCCTGCACACCCTTGGGACTCATCAGGAGCTTCATCGGTGGTTTCTGAAGGAGGGACACAGGTTACTGAAAATACTGGCGGAGGAGCAGCGAAAGCGGCTCACGAGATTGTTTAAACTTCAAACACTTCCTATTCGTACGTGGGGCGCCTGAACCTGCTGCGTCTTGGTACATACGAGCACCATGTTTGTCCCATCACGCGGAGTCTGGAGTAGTGATTTTTCTACCTGAGGAAACATGAACCTAGTAATACTGCCGCTGGGCGGTGCTCTCACCCGGTGACCGACTGAGGCATTCACATGTGTAGAGAATCAACTTTCTATTCCAACCAAAACCTTTAGTTACTTGCAAGATACTTCACTATTTGCACATGTATAATACGTTACCTTGTGTGTAAGTAAAGGTTTCGATAAGAATATAAAGTCAGTTTGCGGCACGTTTTAAAAACAGAGTGGAATACGTCTGCCAAACAGTGGGTGAGAGCATCGCCCAGTGGCAGTGTTATATTGCACGTGTGTCCTCAGGTGGCAACATTACTACGCCAGGCTCAGCGTGAAGCGACTGTAGTTCTcgtgtcattattttcttttaaccaTCATGGCGTCAGTATAGGTACATGAAAATCACATCCAGCAGTAAGTGCTGCACTGCGTCAAGGCCACTCCAGTGACAACCTAGACTCGAACTACAGGAGTTTTTATTCTTGTAATTAAAATCATAGTAAATAAACACTCAGGTAAGGAGCGCACATTCGCGGCGACGCAGCAACTTTACCCATGCTAAACTTTTCGCTTAAAAGTAAGTGTTTACATTCTGAAATTTGTGTATACCTAAGATAAGGTGAATGAGCATCATAAGGTACGAAAAAATCACGTCTTTTGTACCATCTGTTCATGATTCCCTTTCTGGGGCGTCACAACAAGGCAGTGCTCCTCGcttattccttcacttcttgGCCTGACTCCAAAgtggaaatataaattaaat
Encoded proteins:
- the LOC135099705 gene encoding mediator of DNA damage checkpoint protein 1-like isoform X2, giving the protein MGDSAASVGVRAGGTELGAASLKHHTVTKAVHETEELPVVSENGKVEPCVESPQGAPASPASPSASPPCSQSMTPAATPDTEAQTVTSSQTSHTSTSFESAVSIQSTGGVLQGAVEPQAIQNISSQSQAVHSQSTQSSSISQSHSAINGHQTIQTSTAVSGQQTFQSMQSVSQTQSAQTVVQSQAEVGISSGQPLSVLEAPADQPLLEAPSVDENANSIPENIPAQPQPESVLEASPVQEPAEGSEPVAAPEPTVIPEPEAAPEPAPTTVPEPVAAAPEPLPAAPEPVVEPEPAVVEEPSAAPEPAMSSEEAVAQQPTVLPEAPVSETVVDVQESAPPPEPEPAVAAEETLAPDPQPVQEEIAEEALPAAAPEPVPAVEPEPSVVTTTSGGGGGPAVEEISQEHIKEQLHEIITEIEQQVLPEQEQEQQQQQQEVQQGVGDGGVAQTLTKPPEEAQPVVGEAGRPLEGEEVKYEYYDEDGVLHHTWRPKGKYEVPKTVIQYEDVVPIPVPDVTISLKAQAPQPAPPPPQPEPPKPEPQPTVETHQEPSSLTNGAVSPIEIPEGIPLLARILPKDHEDGEKKISLERLFTPATDSGDLTPKRKKAFASSSFYRPDHPTIDDQVELAQRISFSLVDENNKMSRGQSMYMKRKKRSMRWIHAGGAHDEDAAGSAEGGEGPEEDLLLKQPPMTQRPASVPTVQQVDTKKPPMKLLMSPKGVQDFHAVQEHYQTLMEQAVPTSPEVGKIVAEVQSPTGKGAELFAKRKKRMDKFIVDETTVQKAQTTTRAQQQQQPQSIVTDDLAVKKSAVEERNRQQQQIMGPLFKPVSSERPELANTVVERADTKLAEASWLEPPKPMPLLTPQVTPQMAPAPAAAPSGSFTLPDLTKILTQPSKPKSSEPTLEPNKPKPVPPKPKAWHSVNRAGSDDSPTPALRGGSQRTPASPALTSATCSPKPLPLPPPPPRTYSPPQPFSSVLKPSCKVNKSQAVTHSDDSRSVVSPKSAVSAAGPPVAPRPASASTTASGAPGHFPARPVAFPKPVPATTSPGMKNFVVQSSKASVETLLLDGTKFHSTSWSNPSLTPSSASPDPKHIDGSSSPASNALASVSVAERGGGAFKTSLTSGSVRPNSVPAYLPASPSPPLPPPRPTPSINTPPPVLPRKSCAKEQVELKPGTPPLYVFPDGSEASYLNENAMNHHTESCILEAPREGCLPTAGGKNSSAAIEILTHDCAIASSHLRKNTEVSRHTESTAHKTRIDTLSTQHSESTGTSTDRLESHVQNSTISGIHSSSSSSRPARPTSLPLISLSSLVNSTSLASPTSLPCNPATSPLLSAAYPGARSFSNVALLQNPFGSDISLPCVVSAAPCVMSQVGGASVQTPASPLPGPLPDLSSTPPSQVPASSSPTSRSTDAPNPLENEHKLPPTKMNTQKVHTERSPESQPDGQILHPEAAPVSLASGSFHATQDKEIELLVAAAEESTSRVDKSTTNKTDSASARLHEVYRTNAQPVLDNNQNEASLFSFSLGIPLIEISNEPRKPSLEEEELRKYMEEIKSTFQNAPTLIDTIDVQDLKPPEYYRSVSRDSMDQELNDAHATAAPDPVAKTSGDILGGESDLTHADTQHEDNPVSDMSEEKAFQKPCAGSSDTADKNTSHSEKEMGSCNANVGQPEALIEDAGYGGDDAHSEKEEEKDEEGRGQADGESRPRYGFRNCMVFTRRCYSPTNESPSPPLSPPPTSTNPPTPSAGPAAIYSAEVKVVMRSSQPPTPATDVPRAMFSPVDATNKRNSASFNMAAKGWGTYNNFYSPITFAT